A window of Deinococcus aquaedulcis genomic DNA:
GCAGGCCCTGAACAGGGGTGGTGCCGGGCGGTGTGGTCATGCGCCTATATTACTTAATATTGAACGATTCTGGGTGAGAGGCTTGGGTGGAGCGCGGTAACAGTACCTCCTAGCGCCGCCCGGCCCCGGCCAGCTCGTCGCCCTGGGCCTGCAGCGCGCGGCCCAGTTTGCGCGTCAGCAGGCTCAGCTGCGCCGTTTCCTCCGGGGTCAGCACGCTGAATACCTCCCGAATGCCCTGCACGTGGCGCGGCAGAATGCGCTCAATCAGCTTCTGGCCGGCCGGGGTCAGCGACACGCGCATGATGCGGCGGTCGTTGGGATCGCGGTCACGCCGCACCAGCCCGTCGCGCTCCAGGTTGTCAATCACCATGGTCAGGTTGCCGCTGGAGCGCAGGATTTTCTCGGCCAGTTGCCGCTGGCTCAGGGGCCCCAGGTGGTACACCGCTTCAATCACGCCGAACTGGCTGATGGTCAGGCCGTGTTCGGCCAGATGCCGGTTGGCGCTGACCTCCACCGCGTGGGCCGCGCGCCACAGCTTCACGTACGCGTCGAGCGCCGCGCGGTCATCGGGAGAGCCAGCGTAACGGTTGGGCATGGGGCCTATGCTCCGGGTGGGTCTTCATGAAGTCAAGGTGACGCACTGTTCAATTGGGGCCGTCCAGGCGCCCCGGACGCTGCTACACCCTCAGCGGGCGCGGTGCTCCTCGGTGGCCAGGCGCACGCAGGCGGCCACGGCGCGCATGGCCTCGTACACTTCCTCGACCGGGGGGCGGGTGGGGGCCAGGCGGATGTTGCGGTTGTGCGGGTCCTGGCCGCCGGGGTAGGTGGCGCCCGCCGGGGTCAGGCTTACGCCCGCCGCTTCGGCCAGGGCCACCACGCGCGCCGCCACCGGCTCGGCGGTGTCCAGGCCGATAAAGTAGCCGCCCCGGGGCGTGGTCCAGGTGGCGTACTCGCCGCTCACCCCCAGTTCGGCGCGTAGCACCTCGTCCACTGCGCGGAATTTCGGGGCAATCAGCGCGGCGTGCTGCGCCATCAGGCCTTCCAGGCCGCCTGGGTAGGCCTGCAGGAATTTCACGTGCCGGGCCTGCTCCAGCTTGTTGGGCCCAATGCTCTGGGCGTTCAGGTACTTGGACAGCCAGCGCACGTTGTCCTCGCTGGTGCCCACAAAGCCCAGCCCCGCGCCCGCAAAGGTGACCTTGCTGGTGCTGGCAAACACGAAGGCGCGGTCCGGGTGGCCCGCGTCGCGGCACAGGGCCACGAAATTCACGGGGGTGTCCTGCTCGGCCGGGTCGGGGGAGAGGTGGTGGGCGCGGTAGGCGTCGTCGGCCAGGATCGTGAAGTCGGGGGCCGCTGCGTTCAGGCTGGCCAGGCGGCGGGCCTTCTCGGCGCTGATGGTCTCGCCGCCCGGATTGGAGTAGGTGGGCACGAACAGCAGGCCCTTCACAGCTGGGTCCGCCGCCGCCAGGGCTTCAATGGCGTCCACGTCGGGGCCGTCGGGCTGCATGTCCACTGGCAACAATTCAAAGCCCAGCGTCTGCAGCAGCAGGAAGTGGCGGTCATAGCCCGGCGTGGTGACGATCATTTTGGGCCGCTGGCCCGCCCAGGGCTGGCCGCCGCGCCCGTGTAGCAGGGCGAACGTCAGCACGTAGCCTTGCAGTTCCAGGCTGGCGTTGTTCCACACCACCATGTTTTCCGGCTTCAGGTCCAGGTACTGCCCGAAGAGCGCCCGGGCGGACGGCAACCCGGTCACGCCGCCGGGGTAGTTACGCAGGTCCAGGCCATCCATGTGGGTGTCGGCCGGGCCCAGCACGCTCAGCAGGTCATTGCTGAGATCAAAGTCGGCGTCGGCGGGCTGGCCGCGCTGCATGTTCAGCTTCAGCCCCTTGCGCTTCACCGCGTCGTAGGCCGCCTGCGCCTGGGCCAGGGCCGAGCCGGGGGTCGCCTGCACGTCACTCGTCATGGTGCTTACCCTACCTGCCCGCCAGGGGGCAGGCGCGCGGCGTGTCTACCAGAGTTGGCCTGATGATCTGGGGCGGGCGCCGGCAACAGCGGTTTGGTTCAAATCACGCGAGGAGGTGAGACGCGGACGTTCGGGCGGAGTAACTACTGTGGCGATGGGGCCCGGCCTGTCACCCCCAAGGCGGGCCTCCGGGTGCAGAGGGAGCCCCACAGCCCGGTCCCAGGGGGTTGGCGGAACGCACGGCATCCGTATTACACTTCGGCCGGCCTGCGCGCAGGCTCTCTTTTTTCCGGCCGCCTTTTTCCCGACCTCGCCTCCCCGTCCGCGTCCTACCCAACAGGAGAAACCACAATGCAGTACGTCGTGCACCGCCCCCGCGTGGGGGTCTTTATTGACACCCAGAACCTCTACCACTCGGCCCGCGACCTGCTGGAGCGCACGGTCAACTTTGAGACCATCCTAAAGTGCGCCACCGACGGCCGCGAACTGGTCCACGCCATCAGCTACACCGTGGAGCGCGAGAACGAGGCCACCGCGCGGCCCTTTATCTATAAGCTTTCCACGCTGGGTTTCAAGGTGCGGCGCATGAACCTGACGCTGCACCACGTCACCGACGGCGGCAAAGCCATCTATGAGGGCAACTGGGACATGGGCATCGTGGCCGACATGGTGCGCCTGATGGACCACCTTGACATCATCGTGCTGGGCAGCGGCGACGGGGACTTTACCGACATCGTGGAAGTGCTGCAGGAGCGCGGCAAGCGCGTGGAAGTGATCGCCTTCCGCGAACACACCGCCCAGAAGCTGGTGGACGCCGCCGACCGCTTTACCCATCTGCCCGACATTGAGCACGCCCTGATGCCCGCGCGCGCCCCCCGCGCGGCCAAGACCGAGGACTGAGCAAATGGCCGCCTCCTATCCCCAGGACAGCGCCTACATGGACCCGGGCAGCGCCGACGCCGTGCTGGCGCGGCTGCACTTTGAGCTGCCCGAGGACCGCATTGCCCAGACCGGTGCCCAGCCGCGTGACGCCAGCCGCCTGATGGTGGTGGGCGAGCAGCTGGAGCACCGCATTTTCCGCGACCTGCCCAGCCTGCTGCGCCCCGGCGACCTGCTGGTGTTCAACGAAAGCCGCGTGATTCCGGCGCGCGTGATGGCCCGCAAGCCCGTGGACGCCGCTGGCTTTGGCGGCGGACAGGTGGAAGTGCTGCTGCTGCGCGAGGAAGAAGCCAACGTGTGGAGCGCCTACCTGAAGCCCGCCAAACGCGCGGGTAAGGAACTGTGGCTGGGCGGCGCGCCGGGGGAGGGCCACCGCGCCGAGGTGGTGGGCACCCTGGACGACGGCGCGCGGCTGCTGCGCTTTGACCACGACATCAAGCCGCACCTGGATGAGATTGGCCGCCTGCCTCTGCCTCCCTACATTCAGGCGGGCGACAGCGACGAAACGTGGCGCGAGCGCTACCAGACGGTCTACGCCCGCACCCCCGGCAGCGTGGCGGCGCCCACGGCGGGGCTGCACTTCACCCCGGAACTGCTGGCGCAGCTGGACGCCATGGGCGTGGAGCGCGCGCACGTCACCCTGCATGTGGGGGCCGGTACCTTCAAGCCCATCACGGGCGCGGTGGCCGACCACGTGATGCACGCTGAGCGCTACGCGGTGAGCGACGATACCGCCCGCGCCATCAACCGCGCCCGCGCTGAGGGCCGCCGGGTGGTGGCGGTGGGCACCACCACCGTGCGCACCCTGGAAAGCGCCTGGAACGGCCACGAGGTGGTGCCCGGCGAGGACGAAACCCGCATTTTCATCACCCCGGGGACCGTGGTGCAGGTGCCGGACCTGCTGATCACCAACCTGCACCTGCCCGGCAGCACCCTGTTGCTGCTGGTGACCGCCTTTGCCGGCGAAGCCCGCATCCGCGCCGCCTACGACGCCGCGTTGCAGGAGGGCTACCGGTTCTACTCGCTGGGCGACGTGATGCTGCTGGAGAACAGGCGGGTGCGGGAAGCGGGAGGCGGGGAGCGGATGGGGTAGGGCGTCAGGTCCTCTCATAAGGATTCCGGTTAATCCGTTATTCCATAACGGATTAACCCGACCGGAGGGAGAAGGAAAAACGGTGACGGATAGGAGTGGAAGCACCGAAGCGACGCGTAGGGGCTGTAACGGATTATCCGAAATCCGTATCAGGCGCGTCTTGTTGTTTCTGCGCCCTGCGCCCCGCCTCCCGCACCCCCGTTACCAGCGTCACCAACGCCGCTTCCCGCACGAACCCCAGCCGCTCGTTGATGCCCAGCATGGGGCGGTTGATCGCGTGGTTGCCGGTGCGCGAGTGGGTGAAGCCGCGTGCCAGGGCGGCGCGGGCGGCGGCCAGTTTCAGGGCCAGCCCCAGCCCCCGGCCGCGCCACGCGGGCAGCACGCCGGTCAGGCCGTTGTGCAGCATGCCGGGGTGCGTGGGGATTGGCTGGGCCAGCTGGCTGGTGCCGATCCACTCGCCGTCTGGGCTCAGGGCGATCATCAGGCCACGCGGATCCGGGTTCAGGGCGGCCATGCGGGTGCGCCACAGCTCGTAGGGCCAGACCACAATCGGCTCACGGCTGGGCACGTCACTTAGCAGGGCGTGAATCAGGGCGTAATGGCGCTCTGGTTCGCCGTCCCAGCCACCCAGGTCGCTCAGGGGGCGAATGGTCACGCCGCCGGCCAGGGCCCGCGCCTCTTCCGTCGCAAAAGCGGCAAAATCCAGGGTGCGCAGGTCCAGGGTACTCAGCCACATCCGGTCGAATTCGCGCCAGCCCTGGGCCAGCAAAAACCCATGGTCCCACCAGTGTTCCTGCACCCGCGTCACGGCCGTGTGGGCGCCCGCCTGGGCCAGCGTGGTCAGCCCGCGCCGCAGCAACGCGCCCGCCAACTGGGGGTCTGGCTCGGCGGTGGTCACGGTCAGGTCCAGCCAGCCGTCGTGGGCGTCCATGCGCGGCACACCCGTCTGCACGGCGCCCACAGCCGTCCTGCCCTCGAAGGCCCCCTCACGCGTGAAATGCTCGTCCTTCTGGCGTCCGGCAGCGATCCGGGCCAGGTCGTCCTCGCTCACTGGGCTGTCGGGGTGAGCCTGTGAAAGCAACTCGGCGTAGGCCCGGTCGGGCAGCGGCGCAAAGGTCAGGGGTTCAGGGCGCTCCATACGGAAAGAAAGCACGGGGGCAGCCCCCCCGCCACCCCGCCAGGATGCTTAGGGCGCGCGGCAGGGCGCGGCGCCTATACTGGCCGGTGATGACGCAAACTATGTCGGCGGCGACCGACGCGAGCAGCAATCCGCTGCTGAACGTCGGCTTTCGCATTCCCTTTGACCAAATCCGGCCCGAGCACGCCGAGGGTGCCGTGGACACGCTGCTGGCCCAGACCCGTGAGCGCATGGAGCACCTCGCCGCTGCAGGCGAGCGCGGCTTTGCCGGCTTCATGGACGATCTGGACCGCCTGACCGAGGGGCTGAACACGGTCACGACCATCGTGGGCCACCTGGACAGCGTGTGCAGCACGGACGGCTGGCACGAGGCCAAGATGGCGATTCTGCCCAAGGTCAGCGAGTTCTACACCGCCCTGAGCCTGCACGAGGGCCTGTACGCGGCGGCCAAGGCATTTGCGGCCACCGAGGAGGGGCAGGCCCTTGACCCTGTGCGCGCCCGGCACCTGAAGCTCACCATTGAGGAGTTTCAGCGCGAGGGCGCCGAACTGCAGGGCGAGGCCAGGGCCCGCCTGACCGACCTGAACACCCGACTGGCCCAGGTGACCAGCGAGTTTGGCAAGAACGTGCTGGACGCCACCGCCGCCTACGAACTCTACGTGGGCCCCGAGCGCCTGGGTGGCGTGCCGCAGCGCGTGCAGGAGGCCACCGCCCGCGACGCGGAAGCCAAGGGCAAAGGTGGGCAGCATCGCCTGACCCTGCACGCCCCGGTGCTGATGCCGGTCATGACCTACGCCGATGACCAGGAGCTGCGCCGCGAGCTGTGGGAAGCCAGCGCCCGCCTGGGCGTGGAAGAGGGCCGTGACAACCGCCCCCTGATCCGCGAGATTCTGAAGCTGCGCCGCGAGAAAGCCGAGCTGCTGGGCTTTGAGAACTTTGCCGATTACGTGCTGCAAGACCGCATGGCGGGTAGCGGCGCGCGCGCCCTGGCCTTTGAACGCGATCTGGACGCCCGTACCCGCCCCGCCTTCGAGCGCGAGAACGCCGAGCTGGACGCTTTCTACCGCCAGCAGGCCGGGCCGGACGCCCCCGCGCTGGCCCCCTGGGATGTGGGTTACTGGGCCGAAAAGCAGCGTCAGGCCAAGTATGACTTTGACGAGGAAGCCCTGCGCCCCTACTTCGCGCTCGACCGCGTGCTGGCCGGCCTCTTTGAAATTACCCGCCGCATCTTCGGCATCACCGTGACCGAGGACCAGGCGCCCGCGTGGCACCCCGAAGTGCGCTACTACGCCATTCACGATGAAGCCGGCACCCACCTCGCCAGCTTCTACACCGACTGGTTCCCGCGCGACAGCAAGCGCGGCGGCGCCTGGATGAACGCCTTTATCACGGGCGGCCCCAAAGAGGACGGTGTCGAGCCCCACCTGGGACTGATGTGCGGCAACATGACGCCTCCCAGCGGCGACACCCCGGCCCTGCTGTCTATCCGCGAGGTGGAGACGGTGTTCCACGAGTTCGGCCACCTGCTGCACCACGCGCTGTCCAGCGTGCCCGTGCGCAGCCTGAGCGGCACCCAGGTGCCCTGGGATTTCGTGGAGCTGCCCAGCCAGATCATGGAGAACTGGGTCATGGAGCGCGAGGCCCTGGACCTGTTCGCCCGTCACTACCAGACCGGCGAGGCCATTCCCGACGACCTGTTTGCCCGCATGGTCGCGGCGCGCAACTACCGCGCGGCCAGCGCCGCCATGCGCCAGTACTCGTTTGGCCTGACCGACCTGTCGCTGCACGTGGAATTTGACCCCACAGGCGAAGCTGACCCCATCACCTACGCCCGCGACATCATGGCCACGTTCTCGTCCACGCCACTGCCCGAAACCTACGCCATGATCGCCTCGTTCAACCACCTGTTCAGCAGCCCCGTGGGCTACGGCGCTGGCTACTACTCCTACAAGTGGGCCGAGGTGCTGGACGCCGACGCCTTCAGCCGCTTTGCTAAGGAAGGCATCTTCAACCGTGAAACCGGGCGCGCCTTCGTGCAGAGCATCCTCAGCCGGGGCAACAGCGCCGACCCGGCTGAGCTGTACCGCGAATTCATGGGCCGCGACCCCGATGCCGACGCCCTGCTGCGCCGCAGCGGCCTGCTTCCCGCCTGATCTTCAGCAGAAATGACTCAAGGCTGTGCCATAAGGCGCAGCCTTTTTTGCTGGTGAGGGGAGGGCCTCGGCTTAGTTCCTGACAAGCAGTCGAGAAGACAGTGCAAATCACCGTTTGAGCCGTGATTCAGAGAGGTGGCTCGGCAGTGCAGAGGAGCAAGCATTCTGCAGGGTGCACGCCCTCATCACTTCTGTGGGCTCACCGGGCCCCAATCTTTCCTGGGGCAACAGGTTCCAACTTCCCGCAAAGATGAAGGCCCAAGAACGCCTGGTTCAACAGGCCTTGTCAGGAACCGCCCCATTGCGCTTGGAGCGGGCCTGCGCGCCGTGCTGTAGGCCGTCTGTCTAAGGCTGTTTGCCCCCGATCACTGCCTTGCAGCCCCAGCTACTCGCTCCTCCACCTCGCCTGCCCTCTCATTCTTGCGGAATTTTTCTCATGCTCTCTGATCAATGTGGGTTAAGATTCCTTCACATGCTGAACGTGACCCCCCGGCGGCTGCTGGGCACGCTGGCGACCCTTGCGGCGCTGGCGACCCCGGCCACAGCCCAGACCACGGCCGAAAGCCAGCTTGTTGCGCGCCTGAATCAGGTGCGGGCCCAGGGGGTCAGTTGCCCGGGCAGCGGCGTGCGCCCGGTGGCGGGGGGGCTGACCTACACTCCGGCCCTCGCCGCCGCCGCCCGGCAGCAGGCGGCGTACATGAGCAGCACCGGGCGCATCAGCCACACCGGGGCCGGGGGCAGCACCCCCCGCGTGCGCGCCGCGAGCACCGGCGTCAATGCGGTCAGCGTGACCGAGATCATCTTTATGGGTGGGGGCGTGAACCCCGAAAGCGCCATTCGCTGGTGGCTGAATTCCGCCGTGCACTGCTTCTGGATGAACGAGCGCCGCTACACCCATGTGGGCGCCGCTGTGGTGCCTGGGTCGCGCGGCACGGCCTACGTGATGGTCCTGAGCAGCCAGCCGCGCTGAAGGCCAACTCAACCACAGCTGGAGGCAACGAGGCTGAAGGTGCCCCCAGTTGCCGTGCCAGGCCGGTGGGCTGAGCGCCCTGCGACAACCAAACGCCCGTTAGGTTTTGTGCCGTACACTGTCTGACAATGAACAAGGTGTACTCAGACGCTCGGGCGGCCCTGGCCGATGTGGTGCGTGACGGTCAGACCATTGCGGTGGGCGGCTTCGGGCTGTGCGGCATTCCTGAACAGCTGATCCTGGCCCTGCGTGACACCGGCGCCAAGGGGCTGACCGCCGTCAGCAACAACGCGGGGGTGGACGGCTGGGGCCTGGGGCTACTGCTGGAAACCCGCCAGATCCGCAAGATGATTTCCAGCTACGTGGGCGAGAACAAGGAGTTCGAGCGGCAGTTCCTGGCCGGCGAACTGGAACTGGAATTCACGCCCCAGGGCACGCTGGCCGAGCGCATGCGTGCAGGCGGCGCCGGCATCCCCGGCTTTTACACCAGAACGGGCGTGGGCACCGTGGTGGCCGACGGCAAGGAACACAAGGACTTCGACGGCGAAACCTACATCCTGGAGCGCGGCATCCGCGCCGATGTGGCGCTGGTCAAGGCCTGGAAGGGTGACCGCGCCGGGAACCTGGTGTACCGCAAGACCGCGCGTAACTTTAACCCCATGGCGGCCACCTGCGGCCGGGTGACGGTGGCCGAGGTGGAAGAACTTGTGGAGATTGGGCAACTGGATCCCGACGAGGTGGACACCCCCGGCATTTTCGTGCAGCGCGTGGTGCATAACCCGACGCCTGAAAAGCGAATTGAGCAGCGCACGACGCGCCCCGGATAAGCAGCGGCGGTGCGGTGAAAGGCCGCTCCACCCTCACACCGGTATTCCGTGACGTTGAGGAGCGGAAAGTACCCCCCTCAAGGCCACGCCAACCGCTGTCTGTCACGGTCACTCGCGCCGCTCGCCCCACATGGCCTGAAGGGATCACCTTCAGGCCATGTGCTTACCGCCTTCACTCCCGCAGGAACTTCAGACCATCTGTCACCTGCTCCATGCACACGCGGCGGGGTCCCGGGGACGCCGACCACCGTTCTGTTCGCTGCGGCCGCATATCTGCGGCCCAGGTGCTGAACAGCTCTTGCTGCCGCCTGGTCAGAACGTTCACGCTAAGCAGGTCGGTGCGGCTAGTGTTGCGCTCATGGGTGGTCTGGTCATAGCCGATCACCTGGAAACAGCCATCCTGAAAACGCACGGTGAAGATCACGCTGCTTTCTGTCCAGGAACCGGCGCTGAAAAATTCGGTCAGCAGCAGAGAAAAGCCGCCTGGGCGCAGATTCAGGGTCTCAAAGGGGTCACTCATGGTGGCCTCTTCATGGCGTGGAATCACGCGGCTCTGAAACGCCTAGCGGTACCCGCCTGAACGCTGGCCGAGGGCGCCCACCAGCAGGCGGGGATTGGTGTTCAGTGGCCACGCGCCCAGCGCAAAGCCCGCTGGGGCCTTCAGGATGTGGCGAGGGTCGTTCATGGGCAGCACCAGCAGCGCATCGTCCAGCCGGTCGCCGTTAAAGTCGGCCTTCAGCCGCTGTTCAATGACCCAGCCGCGTGGCACCAGGGCCTGCACACTGGGGGCTGTTGCGCGCAGGGTGGGCAAGGGGATGGGCGGCAGAGCGCTGGCCCAGGCACCCGAGAGGCCCAGGGCAGCGCCCAGACTGAGCAGGCATCGGCGCATGGGGAGCAGCCTGGATGAAATTTCCCGCCTTGACGCGCGACTTTGCCTACGGCTTAGTGGCCGGTGCCTTCGCGCGTGCGGCCCGGGCTTTGTAGACCTTGTGCATCTGGTCCAGTTCGCCGGTGCAGGGCTGCTGGGTGTTCAGCGGCAGGGCGCTGCCTTTGTCATCCAGCGTCACGCACCAGCGGGCGGCGAACATCTTTTTCACGGCTTTCAGGGCGGGCCCCGATCCCTCGCCGCCGTTCTGGAAAAAGGCCACGACGGCAAAATTGGGGCTGCCCAGGGGGCCGTAGCCCTCGTACCACGCGTGGGTGTATGCGTACCCACCCCGGGCGCTCATGCCGTTCTCGGCGGTGCCGGTCTTGCCGCCAGTGCGCACTGGGAAGAGGCGGGGGCCGATCTCGTGCTGCGCGGTGCCGTAACGGGTGCCGGCCGTGGTGCCGCTCATGCCTTCTTGCACCAGCTTGAAGGCGGCCACATTGCCGTTGCGCACCACGTTCACCGCTGGCTTGCGCGGCTGCAGGCGTCCGCCTACCGCTTTCAACACCGTCAGCGGCCGCTTCTGACCGTCATTGATGATGGTGGACATGACCGAGACCACCTGGGCCGGGGTTACACGAACATCCCCCTGCCCGATGCTCATGTTGAGACCGAAGCCGGGATACCACTTCGCCGCCGGATTGGTGTAGTCGTCAACGTCCAGCAGCACGCCTGTTTTTTCTCCGACAAGTTCCACCCCCGTCGTGCTGTTGTAGCCCAGCTCTGTCAGACGAGCCTTCAATTGTCTGGAATAGGCTTCTGGCTGCGCAGTGGCGGCAGAATGGTAGTACCAGGGGTTGCAGGAATAGGAGATCGCCAAGCGACCATCAACAGGCCCTAGGCTGTATCGTGCCCAATTATT
This region includes:
- a CDS encoding MarR family winged helix-turn-helix transcriptional regulator, translating into MPNRYAGSPDDRAALDAYVKLWRAAHAVEVSANRHLAEHGLTISQFGVIEAVYHLGPLSQRQLAEKILRSSGNLTMVIDNLERDGLVRRDRDPNDRRIMRVSLTPAGQKLIERILPRHVQGIREVFSVLTPEETAQLSLLTRKLGRALQAQGDELAGAGRR
- a CDS encoding PLP-dependent aminotransferase family protein; translation: MTSDVQATPGSALAQAQAAYDAVKRKGLKLNMQRGQPADADFDLSNDLLSVLGPADTHMDGLDLRNYPGGVTGLPSARALFGQYLDLKPENMVVWNNASLELQGYVLTFALLHGRGGQPWAGQRPKMIVTTPGYDRHFLLLQTLGFELLPVDMQPDGPDVDAIEALAAADPAVKGLLFVPTYSNPGGETISAEKARRLASLNAAAPDFTILADDAYRAHHLSPDPAEQDTPVNFVALCRDAGHPDRAFVFASTSKVTFAGAGLGFVGTSEDNVRWLSKYLNAQSIGPNKLEQARHVKFLQAYPGGLEGLMAQHAALIAPKFRAVDEVLRAELGVSGEYATWTTPRGGYFIGLDTAEPVAARVVALAEAAGVSLTPAGATYPGGQDPHNRNIRLAPTRPPVEEVYEAMRAVAACVRLATEEHRAR
- a CDS encoding LabA-like NYN domain-containing protein; translated protein: MQYVVHRPRVGVFIDTQNLYHSARDLLERTVNFETILKCATDGRELVHAISYTVERENEATARPFIYKLSTLGFKVRRMNLTLHHVTDGGKAIYEGNWDMGIVADMVRLMDHLDIIVLGSGDGDFTDIVEVLQERGKRVEVIAFREHTAQKLVDAADRFTHLPDIEHALMPARAPRAAKTED
- the queA gene encoding tRNA preQ1(34) S-adenosylmethionine ribosyltransferase-isomerase QueA — translated: MAASYPQDSAYMDPGSADAVLARLHFELPEDRIAQTGAQPRDASRLMVVGEQLEHRIFRDLPSLLRPGDLLVFNESRVIPARVMARKPVDAAGFGGGQVEVLLLREEEANVWSAYLKPAKRAGKELWLGGAPGEGHRAEVVGTLDDGARLLRFDHDIKPHLDEIGRLPLPPYIQAGDSDETWRERYQTVYARTPGSVAAPTAGLHFTPELLAQLDAMGVERAHVTLHVGAGTFKPITGAVADHVMHAERYAVSDDTARAINRARAEGRRVVAVGTTTVRTLESAWNGHEVVPGEDETRIFITPGTVVQVPDLLITNLHLPGSTLLLLVTAFAGEARIRAAYDAALQEGYRFYSLGDVMLLENRRVREAGGGERMG
- a CDS encoding GNAT family N-acetyltransferase; this encodes MLSFRMERPEPLTFAPLPDRAYAELLSQAHPDSPVSEDDLARIAAGRQKDEHFTREGAFEGRTAVGAVQTGVPRMDAHDGWLDLTVTTAEPDPQLAGALLRRGLTTLAQAGAHTAVTRVQEHWWDHGFLLAQGWREFDRMWLSTLDLRTLDFAAFATEEARALAGGVTIRPLSDLGGWDGEPERHYALIHALLSDVPSREPIVVWPYELWRTRMAALNPDPRGLMIALSPDGEWIGTSQLAQPIPTHPGMLHNGLTGVLPAWRGRGLGLALKLAAARAALARGFTHSRTGNHAINRPMLGINERLGFVREAALVTLVTGVREAGRRAQKQQDAPDTDFG
- a CDS encoding M3 family metallopeptidase; translation: MTQTMSAATDASSNPLLNVGFRIPFDQIRPEHAEGAVDTLLAQTRERMEHLAAAGERGFAGFMDDLDRLTEGLNTVTTIVGHLDSVCSTDGWHEAKMAILPKVSEFYTALSLHEGLYAAAKAFAATEEGQALDPVRARHLKLTIEEFQREGAELQGEARARLTDLNTRLAQVTSEFGKNVLDATAAYELYVGPERLGGVPQRVQEATARDAEAKGKGGQHRLTLHAPVLMPVMTYADDQELRRELWEASARLGVEEGRDNRPLIREILKLRREKAELLGFENFADYVLQDRMAGSGARALAFERDLDARTRPAFERENAELDAFYRQQAGPDAPALAPWDVGYWAEKQRQAKYDFDEEALRPYFALDRVLAGLFEITRRIFGITVTEDQAPAWHPEVRYYAIHDEAGTHLASFYTDWFPRDSKRGGAWMNAFITGGPKEDGVEPHLGLMCGNMTPPSGDTPALLSIREVETVFHEFGHLLHHALSSVPVRSLSGTQVPWDFVELPSQIMENWVMEREALDLFARHYQTGEAIPDDLFARMVAARNYRAASAAMRQYSFGLTDLSLHVEFDPTGEADPITYARDIMATFSSTPLPETYAMIASFNHLFSSPVGYGAGYYSYKWAEVLDADAFSRFAKEGIFNRETGRAFVQSILSRGNSADPAELYREFMGRDPDADALLRRSGLLPA
- a CDS encoding CAP domain-containing protein; this encodes MLNVTPRRLLGTLATLAALATPATAQTTAESQLVARLNQVRAQGVSCPGSGVRPVAGGLTYTPALAAAARQQAAYMSSTGRISHTGAGGSTPRVRAASTGVNAVSVTEIIFMGGGVNPESAIRWWLNSAVHCFWMNERRYTHVGAAVVPGSRGTAYVMVLSSQPR
- a CDS encoding CoA transferase subunit A, translating into MNKVYSDARAALADVVRDGQTIAVGGFGLCGIPEQLILALRDTGAKGLTAVSNNAGVDGWGLGLLLETRQIRKMISSYVGENKEFERQFLAGELELEFTPQGTLAERMRAGGAGIPGFYTRTGVGTVVADGKEHKDFDGETYILERGIRADVALVKAWKGDRAGNLVYRKTARNFNPMAATCGRVTVAEVEELVEIGQLDPDEVDTPGIFVQRVVHNPTPEKRIEQRTTRPG